Genomic DNA from Pirellulales bacterium:
ATGATTTGGTTCAATAGTTCCAGTTCATCTTGGGGTTCGTGCTTGTCTTGTTTCAGCGATTGCACCGTAGCGCTGAGGCGGCGGCTGTTGTCGCGGTGCTGAATTCGCTTGATCAACGCCGATCGCCAGCCGTCGATGTCCAGCGGCACGCGAGCGGGGCGCTTCATCTTGATCAAATCGTCCTCGTCGGCTTGTTCCTCAGCCGTCTGCTCCCGCGCTGCTTTGTCGGCGGCACATTCATCGACATCGACCAGCATGTTTTTGATGACAGGATCATCGAAATCGAGCATCAGCCGGTCAAAATCGGGCGCGATGCCCGCCAAATGCAGTTCGCAGCAATGGTCGAACACTTGCCGAGCGGTGGCCGACTGAATCTCCCCGGCCCGGATTTCCTTGGCAAACTCGGCGACCGACTGCGGATCGAGCAGAATGATTTCGAGCAGTTCGCGATCGAGCGGCGAGAGAGGTTGATCCTGCGGGCGTGCTTCGGCAGCGATCTCGGCTTCGCCGGACGATTCCGGCCGCTTGGCCCGTTGCCGTAAGTCGCGCAGGCGCTCGCGCAGCATTTCTTCGGCCAAACCAAATTGACGCGACATGCGGGCGAGCATCTGGTGTTCGCGCAATCGAACCTGCGTCGGCGTGCTCGACTGGGGCCGCGGCGCTCGGGCCAATGTGCCAAGCATGTCCTCAATCACTCGATTTGCGTCATGTGTCGTTGGCCGCGGCCCAATTTTCCGTTGCCAGGCGGCCAACTTGTGTTCCAGGGCATCGACGGCGCTGTCGAGAAATTGTCGAAACGATTCTGCGCCACGTTCAAGCAGGAAGTCGGCCGGATCGAGATTGTCGGGTAAGGTGACGATTCTTAAATCGACTTGTTCCGCGATGAATAGCCCAAGCACCTCGTTGGCCCGTCGCTGCCCAGCCTCGTCGCCATCGAGCACCAGCGTGATTGAATCGGCAAACCGCCGAAGCAGGCGAATATGACGATCGCCAAGCGCAGTTCCCAAGACGGCCACCGTGTTGTCGAATCCAAACTGCCGCGCGACGATCGTGTCGGTGTAGCCTTCCATGACCACGGCGACGCGACTTTTGCCGATCGCATCGCGTGCCGAATCAAGACCGTAGAGCATGCTGCTCTTGGAAAACAGCGGCGTTTCCGGCGAGTTGATGTACTTCGCCGGATTGTCGTTGGCCAGATGCGGCAAAATCCGCCCGCCAGTCGCCACGCTGCGACCTTGTACGTCGCGAATCGGAAACAGCACTCGACCGCGGAAGCGATCGTAAACGCCTGGGCTGTCCTGCTTGCGAACCACCAGCCCGACGGTTTCCAACAGCTTGGCGGTAATTTCGCTATTCAATGCCCGTTGAATCAGCCAATCCCATCGATCTGGCGCATAACCCAGTCGATATTTCCGAATACTTTCCGGAGAGATCTTTCGCTCTGCCAAGTATCGTCGCGCCGGTTCAGCCTCGGGAGCATCCATCAGGCACCGATGAAATTGCTCCTCTGCCCAGGACATCGCCTGGTAAAGCACTTGCTTTTCATCGCCGCTGGATTTGCCGGCGCCTGGCCGCGACGGTTTGAGTTGAATTCCCGCCCGCTCGGCGAGCATCTTGAGCGCTTCGGGAAACTCGACGTTCTCCATCTTCATGATGAAGTTGAAGATGTCGCCGCCAAGATCGCAAACCCAGCACTTAAACGATTGCCGTTCGGGGTTCACTTGCAAGCTGGGACGCGTGTCGTCGTGCCA
This window encodes:
- the dnaG gene encoding DNA primase, with the translated sequence MSDRLTAAGSVSVSSLHDAKERVRQVIDIVELVGSYVQLRREGRNYKAICPWHDDTRPSLQVNPERQSFKCWVCDLGGDIFNFIMKMENVEFPEALKMLAERAGIQLKPSRPGAGKSSGDEKQVLYQAMSWAEEQFHRCLMDAPEAEPARRYLAERKISPESIRKYRLGYAPDRWDWLIQRALNSEITAKLLETVGLVVRKQDSPGVYDRFRGRVLFPIRDVQGRSVATGGRILPHLANDNPAKYINSPETPLFSKSSMLYGLDSARDAIGKSRVAVVMEGYTDTIVARQFGFDNTVAVLGTALGDRHIRLLRRFADSITLVLDGDEAGQRRANEVLGLFIAEQVDLRIVTLPDNLDPADFLLERGAESFRQFLDSAVDALEHKLAAWQRKIGPRPTTHDANRVIEDMLGTLARAPRPQSSTPTQVRLREHQMLARMSRQFGLAEEMLRERLRDLRQRAKRPESSGEAEIAAEARPQDQPLSPLDRELLEIILLDPQSVAEFAKEIRAGEIQSATARQVFDHCCELHLAGIAPDFDRLMLDFDDPVIKNMLVDVDECAADKAAREQTAEEQADEDDLIKMKRPARVPLDIDGWRSALIKRIQHRDNSRRLSATVQSLKQDKHEPQDELELLNQIIAQERTRQGITLPTEG